In Columba livia isolate bColLiv1 breed racing homer chromosome 8, bColLiv1.pat.W.v2, whole genome shotgun sequence, a single genomic region encodes these proteins:
- the DDR2 gene encoding discoidin domain-containing receptor 2 isoform X3, which yields MRMRSQRHLASARKSSLLAWLPQPGRGARSPPAITSSLRTADMLATPRPALLLLLLHVPWAARAQVNPAVCRYPLGMSGGHIPDEDISASSQWSESTAAKYGRLDSEDGDGAWCPEIPVEPDDLKEFLQIDLHALHFITLVGTQGRHAGGHGNEFAPMYKINYSRDGTRWISWRNRHGKHVLDGNTNPYDIVLKDLEPPLIARFVRFIPVTDHSMNVCLRVELYGCLWLDGLVSYNAPAGQQLVLPGGTVIYLNDSVYDGAFGYSMTEGLGQLTDGVSGLDDFTQTHEYHVWPGYDYVGWRNESTTGGYVEITFEFDRIRNFTAMKVHCNNMFAKGVKIFKEVQCYFRADTSEWEPSTVSSVLVLDDVNPSARFVTVPLLHRMASAIKCQYYFADAWMMFSEITFQSDAAMYNNSVAPPEVPVVPTTDPTLKMDDSNTRILIGCLVAIIFILVAIIVIILWRQFWQKMLEKASRRMLDDEMTVSLSLPSESSMFNHNRSTSSSEQESSSTYDRIFPLGPDYQEPSRLIRKLPEFTPGEEETACSGPVKPSQASVPEGVPHYAEADIVNLQGVTGGNTYSVPALTMDLLSGKDVAVEEFPRKLLTFKEKLGEGQFGEVHLCEVEGMEKFTGKDFALEGLDTSSNRPVLVAVKMLRADANKNARNDFLKEIKIMSRLKDPNIIRLLAVCITDDPLCMITEYMENGDLNQFLSRQQADSPPAGHAPTISYSDLRFMATQIASGMKYLSSLNFVHRDLATRNCLVGKQYTIKIADFGMSRNLYSGDYYRIQGRAVLPIRWMSWESILLGKFTTASDVWAFGVTLWETFTLCREQPYSQLSDEQVIENTGEFFRDQGRQTYLPQPALCPDSVYKLMLSCWRRDTKDRPSFQDIHRLLQESASEE from the exons ATGCGAATGCGCTCCCAGAGGCATCTTGCATCAGCCCGGAAAAGTTCGCTCCTCGCCTGGCTCCCCCAGCCCGGGCGAGGGGCGAGGAGCCCACCCGCCATCACCTCCTCGCTCCG GACAGCCGACATGCTGGCCACCCCTagaccagccctgctgctgctgctgctgcatgtccCATGGGCTGCAAGAGCACAGGTTAACCCGG CGGTGTGCCGGTACCCCTTGGGAATGTCAGGTGGGCACATCCCCGACGAGGACATCTCAGCCTCTAGCCAGTGGTCCGAGTCCACAGCTGCCAAGTATGGACG GCTGGACTCAGAGGATGGTGATGGTGCCTGGTGCCCTGAAATCCCAGTGGAGCCTGATGACCTGAAGGAGTTCCTGCAGATCGACCTGCACGCCCTGCATTTCATCACACTGGTGGGCACCCAGGGCCGCCACGCTGGGGGCCATGGCAACGAATTTGCCCCCATGTATAAGATCAACTACAGCCGGGACGGCACCCGCTGGATCTCCTGGAGGAACCGGCATGGGAAGCAT GTGCTAGATGGAAACACGAATCCCTATGACATTGTCCTCAAGGACCTGGAGCCACCCCTTATCGCACGTTTTGTCCGCTTCATCCCCGTCACTGACCATTCCATGAACGTCTGCCTGCGTGTGGAGCTGTATGGCTGCCTTTGGCTGG ATGGGCTGGTGTCCTACAATGCAccagctgggcagcagctcGTCCTTCCCGGTGGCACCGTCATCTACCTGAATGACTCGGTGTACGATGGGGCATTTGGGTACAG CATGACGGAGGGCCTGGGCCAGCTGACGGATGGGGTGTCAGGGCTGGACGACTTCACGCAGACCCACGAGTACCATGTCTGGCCGGGCTACGACTACGTGGGCTGGCGCAACGAGAGCACCACAGGCGGCTACGTGGAGATCACCTTTGAGTTCGACCGCATCAGGAACTTCACCGCTATGAAG GTCCACTGCAACAACATGTTCGCCAAAGGGGTGAAGATCTTCAAGGAGGTGCAGTGCTACTTCCGTGCTGACACCAGCGAGTGGGAGCCCAGCACCGTCTCCTCTGTGCTGGTGCTGGATGACGTGAACCCCAGTGCCCGCTTCGTCACCGTTCCCCTGCTCCACCGCATGGCCAGTGCCATCAAGTGTCAGTATTACTTTGCTGATGCCTGGATGATGTTCAGTGAGATCACCTTCCAGTCAG ATGCAGCAATGTACAACAACTCAGTGGCCCCTCCAGAGGTGCCTGTGGTCCCCACCACAG ACCCCACGCTCAAGATGGATGACAGCAACACCCGCATCTTAATTGGGTGCCTGGTGGCAATCATCTTCATCCTCGTGGCCATCATCGTCATCATACTGTGGCGGCAGTTCTGGCAGAAGATGCTGGAGAAG GCATCACGGAGGATGCTAGATGATGAAATGACTGTCAGCCTCTCCCTGCCCAGTGAATCTAGCATGTTCAACCACAACCGCTCCACCTCCTCCAGCGAGCAGGAGTCCAGCTCCACCTACGACCGCATATTCCCCCTGGGCCCTGACTACCAAGAGCCCTCCCGCCTGATCCGCAAGCTGCCCGAGTTCACCCcgggagaggaggagacag CTTGCAGTGGCCCTGTGAAGCCATCCCAGGCCAGCGTCCCCGAAGGTGTCCCCCACTACGCTGAGGCTGACATCGTGAACCTGCAGGGAGTGACGGGTGGCAACACCTACTCGGTGCCAGCCCTCACCATGGACCTGCTCTCCGGCAAGGACGTGGCCGTTGAGGAGTTCCCCAGGAAGCTGCTGACCTTCAAGGAGAAGCTGGGGGAAGGCCAGTTTGGGGAG GTTCACCTCTGCGAAGTGGAGGGGATGGAGAAGTTCACGGGCAAGGACTTTGCCCTGGAGGGCTTGGACACCAGCTCCAACCGTCCTGTGCTGGTGGCTGTGAAGATGCTGCGAGCAGATGCCAACAAGAACGCCAG GAATGATTTTCTGAAGGAAATCAAGATCATGTCGCGGCTGAAGGACCCCAACATCATCCGGCTGCTGGCGGTGTGCATCACAGATGACCCACTGTGCATGATCACTGAGTACATGGAGAATGGAGACCTCAACCAGTTCCTGTCCCGCCAGCAGGCAGACAGCCCCCCCGCCGGCCATGCACCCACCATCAG CTACAGTGACCTGCGGTTCATGGCCACCCAGATCGCCTCTGGCATGAAGTACCTCTCCTCCTTGAATTTTGTGCACCGAGACCTGGCCACACGCAACTGCCTGGTGGGGAAGCAGTACACCATCAAGATAGCTGACTTTGGCATGAGCAGGAACCTCTACAGTGGGGACTACTACCGCATCCAGGGGCGGGCGGTGCTCCCCATCCGCTGGATGTCCTGGGAGAGCATCCTGCTG GGCAAGTTCACAACAGCCAGTGACGTGTGGGCATTTGGTGTGACATTGTGGGAGACCTTCACCCTCTGCCGGGAGCAGCCCTACTCCCAGCTGTCTGACGAGCAGGTCATTGAAAATACCGGCGAGTTTTTCCGGGACCAAGGCCGACAG acctaccttccccagcctgcacTTTGCCCTGACTCAGTCTATAAGCTAATGCTCAGCTGCTGGAGACGGGACACTAAAGATCGTCCCTCCTTCCAGGACATCCACCGCCTTCTCCAGGAGTCAGCCAGTGAAGAATGA
- the DDR2 gene encoding discoidin domain-containing receptor 2 isoform X1 codes for MRMRSQRHLASARKSSLLAWLPQPGRGARSPPAITSSLRTADMLATPRPALLLLLLHVPWAARAQVNPAVCRYPLGMSGGHIPDEDISASSQWSESTAAKYGRLDSEDGDGAWCPEIPVEPDDLKEFLQIDLHALHFITLVGTQGRHAGGHGNEFAPMYKINYSRDGTRWISWRNRHGKHVLDGNTNPYDIVLKDLEPPLIARFVRFIPVTDHSMNVCLRVELYGCLWLDGLVSYNAPAGQQLVLPGGTVIYLNDSVYDGAFGYSMTEGLGQLTDGVSGLDDFTQTHEYHVWPGYDYVGWRNESTTGGYVEITFEFDRIRNFTAMKVHCNNMFAKGVKIFKEVQCYFRADTSEWEPSTVSSVLVLDDVNPSARFVTVPLLHRMASAIKCQYYFADAWMMFSEITFQSDAAMYNNSVAPPEVPVVPTTDPTLKMDDSNTRILIGCLVAIIFILVAIIVIILWRQFWQKMLEKLSPLSQASRRMLDDEMTVSLSLPSESSMFNHNRSTSSSEQESSSTYDRIFPLGPDYQEPSRLIRKLPEFTPGEEETACSGPVKPSQASVPEGVPHYAEADIVNLQGVTGGNTYSVPALTMDLLSGKDVAVEEFPRKLLTFKEKLGEGQFGEVHLCEVEGMEKFTGKDFALEGLDTSSNRPVLVAVKMLRADANKNARNDFLKEIKIMSRLKDPNIIRLLAVCITDDPLCMITEYMENGDLNQFLSRQQADSPPAGHAPTISYSDLRFMATQIASGMKYLSSLNFVHRDLATRNCLVGKQYTIKIADFGMSRNLYSGDYYRIQGRAVLPIRWMSWESILLGKFTTASDVWAFGVTLWETFTLCREQPYSQLSDEQVIENTGEFFRDQGRQTYLPQPALCPDSVYKLMLSCWRRDTKDRPSFQDIHRLLQESASEE; via the exons ATGCGAATGCGCTCCCAGAGGCATCTTGCATCAGCCCGGAAAAGTTCGCTCCTCGCCTGGCTCCCCCAGCCCGGGCGAGGGGCGAGGAGCCCACCCGCCATCACCTCCTCGCTCCG GACAGCCGACATGCTGGCCACCCCTagaccagccctgctgctgctgctgctgcatgtccCATGGGCTGCAAGAGCACAGGTTAACCCGG CGGTGTGCCGGTACCCCTTGGGAATGTCAGGTGGGCACATCCCCGACGAGGACATCTCAGCCTCTAGCCAGTGGTCCGAGTCCACAGCTGCCAAGTATGGACG GCTGGACTCAGAGGATGGTGATGGTGCCTGGTGCCCTGAAATCCCAGTGGAGCCTGATGACCTGAAGGAGTTCCTGCAGATCGACCTGCACGCCCTGCATTTCATCACACTGGTGGGCACCCAGGGCCGCCACGCTGGGGGCCATGGCAACGAATTTGCCCCCATGTATAAGATCAACTACAGCCGGGACGGCACCCGCTGGATCTCCTGGAGGAACCGGCATGGGAAGCAT GTGCTAGATGGAAACACGAATCCCTATGACATTGTCCTCAAGGACCTGGAGCCACCCCTTATCGCACGTTTTGTCCGCTTCATCCCCGTCACTGACCATTCCATGAACGTCTGCCTGCGTGTGGAGCTGTATGGCTGCCTTTGGCTGG ATGGGCTGGTGTCCTACAATGCAccagctgggcagcagctcGTCCTTCCCGGTGGCACCGTCATCTACCTGAATGACTCGGTGTACGATGGGGCATTTGGGTACAG CATGACGGAGGGCCTGGGCCAGCTGACGGATGGGGTGTCAGGGCTGGACGACTTCACGCAGACCCACGAGTACCATGTCTGGCCGGGCTACGACTACGTGGGCTGGCGCAACGAGAGCACCACAGGCGGCTACGTGGAGATCACCTTTGAGTTCGACCGCATCAGGAACTTCACCGCTATGAAG GTCCACTGCAACAACATGTTCGCCAAAGGGGTGAAGATCTTCAAGGAGGTGCAGTGCTACTTCCGTGCTGACACCAGCGAGTGGGAGCCCAGCACCGTCTCCTCTGTGCTGGTGCTGGATGACGTGAACCCCAGTGCCCGCTTCGTCACCGTTCCCCTGCTCCACCGCATGGCCAGTGCCATCAAGTGTCAGTATTACTTTGCTGATGCCTGGATGATGTTCAGTGAGATCACCTTCCAGTCAG ATGCAGCAATGTACAACAACTCAGTGGCCCCTCCAGAGGTGCCTGTGGTCCCCACCACAG ACCCCACGCTCAAGATGGATGACAGCAACACCCGCATCTTAATTGGGTGCCTGGTGGCAATCATCTTCATCCTCGTGGCCATCATCGTCATCATACTGTGGCGGCAGTTCTGGCAGAAGATGCTGGAGAAG ctctctcctctctcacagGCATCACGGAGGATGCTAGATGATGAAATGACTGTCAGCCTCTCCCTGCCCAGTGAATCTAGCATGTTCAACCACAACCGCTCCACCTCCTCCAGCGAGCAGGAGTCCAGCTCCACCTACGACCGCATATTCCCCCTGGGCCCTGACTACCAAGAGCCCTCCCGCCTGATCCGCAAGCTGCCCGAGTTCACCCcgggagaggaggagacag CTTGCAGTGGCCCTGTGAAGCCATCCCAGGCCAGCGTCCCCGAAGGTGTCCCCCACTACGCTGAGGCTGACATCGTGAACCTGCAGGGAGTGACGGGTGGCAACACCTACTCGGTGCCAGCCCTCACCATGGACCTGCTCTCCGGCAAGGACGTGGCCGTTGAGGAGTTCCCCAGGAAGCTGCTGACCTTCAAGGAGAAGCTGGGGGAAGGCCAGTTTGGGGAG GTTCACCTCTGCGAAGTGGAGGGGATGGAGAAGTTCACGGGCAAGGACTTTGCCCTGGAGGGCTTGGACACCAGCTCCAACCGTCCTGTGCTGGTGGCTGTGAAGATGCTGCGAGCAGATGCCAACAAGAACGCCAG GAATGATTTTCTGAAGGAAATCAAGATCATGTCGCGGCTGAAGGACCCCAACATCATCCGGCTGCTGGCGGTGTGCATCACAGATGACCCACTGTGCATGATCACTGAGTACATGGAGAATGGAGACCTCAACCAGTTCCTGTCCCGCCAGCAGGCAGACAGCCCCCCCGCCGGCCATGCACCCACCATCAG CTACAGTGACCTGCGGTTCATGGCCACCCAGATCGCCTCTGGCATGAAGTACCTCTCCTCCTTGAATTTTGTGCACCGAGACCTGGCCACACGCAACTGCCTGGTGGGGAAGCAGTACACCATCAAGATAGCTGACTTTGGCATGAGCAGGAACCTCTACAGTGGGGACTACTACCGCATCCAGGGGCGGGCGGTGCTCCCCATCCGCTGGATGTCCTGGGAGAGCATCCTGCTG GGCAAGTTCACAACAGCCAGTGACGTGTGGGCATTTGGTGTGACATTGTGGGAGACCTTCACCCTCTGCCGGGAGCAGCCCTACTCCCAGCTGTCTGACGAGCAGGTCATTGAAAATACCGGCGAGTTTTTCCGGGACCAAGGCCGACAG acctaccttccccagcctgcacTTTGCCCTGACTCAGTCTATAAGCTAATGCTCAGCTGCTGGAGACGGGACACTAAAGATCGTCCCTCCTTCCAGGACATCCACCGCCTTCTCCAGGAGTCAGCCAGTGAAGAATGA
- the DDR2 gene encoding discoidin domain-containing receptor 2 isoform X2, which translates to MRMRSQRHLASARKSSLLAWLPQPGRGARSPPAITSSLRTADMLATPRPALLLLLLHVPWAARAQVNPAVCRYPLGMSGGHIPDEDISASSQWSESTAAKYGRLDSEDGDGAWCPEIPVEPDDLKEFLQIDLHALHFITLVGTQGRHAGGHGNEFAPMYKINYSRDGTRWISWRNRHGKHVLDGNTNPYDIVLKDLEPPLIARFVRFIPVTDHSMNVCLRVELYGCLWLDGLVSYNAPAGQQLVLPGGTVIYLNDSVYDGAFGYSMTEGLGQLTDGVSGLDDFTQTHEYHVWPGYDYVGWRNESTTGGYVEITFEFDRIRNFTAMKVHCNNMFAKGVKIFKEVQCYFRADTSEWEPSTVSSVLVLDDVNPSARFVTVPLLHRMASAIKCQYYFADAWMMFSEITFQSDAAMYNNSVAPPEVPVVPTTDPTLKMDDSNTRILIGCLVAIIFILVAIIVIILWRQFWQKMLEKLSPLSQASRRMLDDEMTVSLSLPSESSMFNHNRSTSSSEQESSSTYDRIFPLGPDYQEPSRLIRKLPEFTPGEEETACSGPVKPSQASVPEGVPHYAEADIVNLQGVTGGNTYSVPALTMDLLSGKDVAVEEFPRKLLTFKEKLGEGQFGEVHLCEVEGMEKFTGKDFALEGLDTSSNRPVLVAVKMLRADANKNARNDFLKEIKIMSRLKDPNIIRLLAVCITDDPLCMITEYMENGDLNQFLSRQQADSPPAGHAPTISDLRFMATQIASGMKYLSSLNFVHRDLATRNCLVGKQYTIKIADFGMSRNLYSGDYYRIQGRAVLPIRWMSWESILLGKFTTASDVWAFGVTLWETFTLCREQPYSQLSDEQVIENTGEFFRDQGRQTYLPQPALCPDSVYKLMLSCWRRDTKDRPSFQDIHRLLQESASEE; encoded by the exons ATGCGAATGCGCTCCCAGAGGCATCTTGCATCAGCCCGGAAAAGTTCGCTCCTCGCCTGGCTCCCCCAGCCCGGGCGAGGGGCGAGGAGCCCACCCGCCATCACCTCCTCGCTCCG GACAGCCGACATGCTGGCCACCCCTagaccagccctgctgctgctgctgctgcatgtccCATGGGCTGCAAGAGCACAGGTTAACCCGG CGGTGTGCCGGTACCCCTTGGGAATGTCAGGTGGGCACATCCCCGACGAGGACATCTCAGCCTCTAGCCAGTGGTCCGAGTCCACAGCTGCCAAGTATGGACG GCTGGACTCAGAGGATGGTGATGGTGCCTGGTGCCCTGAAATCCCAGTGGAGCCTGATGACCTGAAGGAGTTCCTGCAGATCGACCTGCACGCCCTGCATTTCATCACACTGGTGGGCACCCAGGGCCGCCACGCTGGGGGCCATGGCAACGAATTTGCCCCCATGTATAAGATCAACTACAGCCGGGACGGCACCCGCTGGATCTCCTGGAGGAACCGGCATGGGAAGCAT GTGCTAGATGGAAACACGAATCCCTATGACATTGTCCTCAAGGACCTGGAGCCACCCCTTATCGCACGTTTTGTCCGCTTCATCCCCGTCACTGACCATTCCATGAACGTCTGCCTGCGTGTGGAGCTGTATGGCTGCCTTTGGCTGG ATGGGCTGGTGTCCTACAATGCAccagctgggcagcagctcGTCCTTCCCGGTGGCACCGTCATCTACCTGAATGACTCGGTGTACGATGGGGCATTTGGGTACAG CATGACGGAGGGCCTGGGCCAGCTGACGGATGGGGTGTCAGGGCTGGACGACTTCACGCAGACCCACGAGTACCATGTCTGGCCGGGCTACGACTACGTGGGCTGGCGCAACGAGAGCACCACAGGCGGCTACGTGGAGATCACCTTTGAGTTCGACCGCATCAGGAACTTCACCGCTATGAAG GTCCACTGCAACAACATGTTCGCCAAAGGGGTGAAGATCTTCAAGGAGGTGCAGTGCTACTTCCGTGCTGACACCAGCGAGTGGGAGCCCAGCACCGTCTCCTCTGTGCTGGTGCTGGATGACGTGAACCCCAGTGCCCGCTTCGTCACCGTTCCCCTGCTCCACCGCATGGCCAGTGCCATCAAGTGTCAGTATTACTTTGCTGATGCCTGGATGATGTTCAGTGAGATCACCTTCCAGTCAG ATGCAGCAATGTACAACAACTCAGTGGCCCCTCCAGAGGTGCCTGTGGTCCCCACCACAG ACCCCACGCTCAAGATGGATGACAGCAACACCCGCATCTTAATTGGGTGCCTGGTGGCAATCATCTTCATCCTCGTGGCCATCATCGTCATCATACTGTGGCGGCAGTTCTGGCAGAAGATGCTGGAGAAG ctctctcctctctcacagGCATCACGGAGGATGCTAGATGATGAAATGACTGTCAGCCTCTCCCTGCCCAGTGAATCTAGCATGTTCAACCACAACCGCTCCACCTCCTCCAGCGAGCAGGAGTCCAGCTCCACCTACGACCGCATATTCCCCCTGGGCCCTGACTACCAAGAGCCCTCCCGCCTGATCCGCAAGCTGCCCGAGTTCACCCcgggagaggaggagacag CTTGCAGTGGCCCTGTGAAGCCATCCCAGGCCAGCGTCCCCGAAGGTGTCCCCCACTACGCTGAGGCTGACATCGTGAACCTGCAGGGAGTGACGGGTGGCAACACCTACTCGGTGCCAGCCCTCACCATGGACCTGCTCTCCGGCAAGGACGTGGCCGTTGAGGAGTTCCCCAGGAAGCTGCTGACCTTCAAGGAGAAGCTGGGGGAAGGCCAGTTTGGGGAG GTTCACCTCTGCGAAGTGGAGGGGATGGAGAAGTTCACGGGCAAGGACTTTGCCCTGGAGGGCTTGGACACCAGCTCCAACCGTCCTGTGCTGGTGGCTGTGAAGATGCTGCGAGCAGATGCCAACAAGAACGCCAG GAATGATTTTCTGAAGGAAATCAAGATCATGTCGCGGCTGAAGGACCCCAACATCATCCGGCTGCTGGCGGTGTGCATCACAGATGACCCACTGTGCATGATCACTGAGTACATGGAGAATGGAGACCTCAACCAGTTCCTGTCCCGCCAGCAGGCAGACAGCCCCCCCGCCGGCCATGCACCCACCATCAG TGACCTGCGGTTCATGGCCACCCAGATCGCCTCTGGCATGAAGTACCTCTCCTCCTTGAATTTTGTGCACCGAGACCTGGCCACACGCAACTGCCTGGTGGGGAAGCAGTACACCATCAAGATAGCTGACTTTGGCATGAGCAGGAACCTCTACAGTGGGGACTACTACCGCATCCAGGGGCGGGCGGTGCTCCCCATCCGCTGGATGTCCTGGGAGAGCATCCTGCTG GGCAAGTTCACAACAGCCAGTGACGTGTGGGCATTTGGTGTGACATTGTGGGAGACCTTCACCCTCTGCCGGGAGCAGCCCTACTCCCAGCTGTCTGACGAGCAGGTCATTGAAAATACCGGCGAGTTTTTCCGGGACCAAGGCCGACAG acctaccttccccagcctgcacTTTGCCCTGACTCAGTCTATAAGCTAATGCTCAGCTGCTGGAGACGGGACACTAAAGATCGTCCCTCCTTCCAGGACATCCACCGCCTTCTCCAGGAGTCAGCCAGTGAAGAATGA
- the DDR2 gene encoding discoidin domain-containing receptor 2 isoform X4, producing MRMRSQRHLASARKSSLLAWLPQPGRGARSPPAITSSLRTADMLATPRPALLLLLLHVPWAARAQVNPAVCRYPLGMSGGHIPDEDISASSQWSESTAAKYGRLDSEDGDGAWCPEIPVEPDDLKEFLQIDLHALHFITLVGTQGRHAGGHGNEFAPMYKINYSRDGTRWISWRNRHGKHVLDGNTNPYDIVLKDLEPPLIARFVRFIPVTDHSMNVCLRVELYGCLWLDGLVSYNAPAGQQLVLPGGTVIYLNDSVYDGAFGYSMTEGLGQLTDGVSGLDDFTQTHEYHVWPGYDYVGWRNESTTGGYVEITFEFDRIRNFTAMKVHCNNMFAKGVKIFKEVQCYFRADTSEWEPSTVSSVLVLDDVNPSARFVTVPLLHRMASAIKCQYYFADAWMMFSEITFQSDAAMYNNSVAPPEVPVVPTTDPTLKMDDSNTRILIGCLVAIIFILVAIIVIILWRQFWQKMLEKASRRMLDDEMTVSLSLPSESSMFNHNRSTSSSEQESSSTYDRIFPLGPDYQEPSRLIRKLPEFTPGEEETACSGPVKPSQASVPEGVPHYAEADIVNLQGVTGGNTYSVPALTMDLLSGKDVAVEEFPRKLLTFKEKLGEGQFGEVHLCEVEGMEKFTGKDFALEGLDTSSNRPVLVAVKMLRADANKNARNDFLKEIKIMSRLKDPNIIRLLAVCITDDPLCMITEYMENGDLNQFLSRQQADSPPAGHAPTISDLRFMATQIASGMKYLSSLNFVHRDLATRNCLVGKQYTIKIADFGMSRNLYSGDYYRIQGRAVLPIRWMSWESILLGKFTTASDVWAFGVTLWETFTLCREQPYSQLSDEQVIENTGEFFRDQGRQTYLPQPALCPDSVYKLMLSCWRRDTKDRPSFQDIHRLLQESASEE from the exons ATGCGAATGCGCTCCCAGAGGCATCTTGCATCAGCCCGGAAAAGTTCGCTCCTCGCCTGGCTCCCCCAGCCCGGGCGAGGGGCGAGGAGCCCACCCGCCATCACCTCCTCGCTCCG GACAGCCGACATGCTGGCCACCCCTagaccagccctgctgctgctgctgctgcatgtccCATGGGCTGCAAGAGCACAGGTTAACCCGG CGGTGTGCCGGTACCCCTTGGGAATGTCAGGTGGGCACATCCCCGACGAGGACATCTCAGCCTCTAGCCAGTGGTCCGAGTCCACAGCTGCCAAGTATGGACG GCTGGACTCAGAGGATGGTGATGGTGCCTGGTGCCCTGAAATCCCAGTGGAGCCTGATGACCTGAAGGAGTTCCTGCAGATCGACCTGCACGCCCTGCATTTCATCACACTGGTGGGCACCCAGGGCCGCCACGCTGGGGGCCATGGCAACGAATTTGCCCCCATGTATAAGATCAACTACAGCCGGGACGGCACCCGCTGGATCTCCTGGAGGAACCGGCATGGGAAGCAT GTGCTAGATGGAAACACGAATCCCTATGACATTGTCCTCAAGGACCTGGAGCCACCCCTTATCGCACGTTTTGTCCGCTTCATCCCCGTCACTGACCATTCCATGAACGTCTGCCTGCGTGTGGAGCTGTATGGCTGCCTTTGGCTGG ATGGGCTGGTGTCCTACAATGCAccagctgggcagcagctcGTCCTTCCCGGTGGCACCGTCATCTACCTGAATGACTCGGTGTACGATGGGGCATTTGGGTACAG CATGACGGAGGGCCTGGGCCAGCTGACGGATGGGGTGTCAGGGCTGGACGACTTCACGCAGACCCACGAGTACCATGTCTGGCCGGGCTACGACTACGTGGGCTGGCGCAACGAGAGCACCACAGGCGGCTACGTGGAGATCACCTTTGAGTTCGACCGCATCAGGAACTTCACCGCTATGAAG GTCCACTGCAACAACATGTTCGCCAAAGGGGTGAAGATCTTCAAGGAGGTGCAGTGCTACTTCCGTGCTGACACCAGCGAGTGGGAGCCCAGCACCGTCTCCTCTGTGCTGGTGCTGGATGACGTGAACCCCAGTGCCCGCTTCGTCACCGTTCCCCTGCTCCACCGCATGGCCAGTGCCATCAAGTGTCAGTATTACTTTGCTGATGCCTGGATGATGTTCAGTGAGATCACCTTCCAGTCAG ATGCAGCAATGTACAACAACTCAGTGGCCCCTCCAGAGGTGCCTGTGGTCCCCACCACAG ACCCCACGCTCAAGATGGATGACAGCAACACCCGCATCTTAATTGGGTGCCTGGTGGCAATCATCTTCATCCTCGTGGCCATCATCGTCATCATACTGTGGCGGCAGTTCTGGCAGAAGATGCTGGAGAAG GCATCACGGAGGATGCTAGATGATGAAATGACTGTCAGCCTCTCCCTGCCCAGTGAATCTAGCATGTTCAACCACAACCGCTCCACCTCCTCCAGCGAGCAGGAGTCCAGCTCCACCTACGACCGCATATTCCCCCTGGGCCCTGACTACCAAGAGCCCTCCCGCCTGATCCGCAAGCTGCCCGAGTTCACCCcgggagaggaggagacag CTTGCAGTGGCCCTGTGAAGCCATCCCAGGCCAGCGTCCCCGAAGGTGTCCCCCACTACGCTGAGGCTGACATCGTGAACCTGCAGGGAGTGACGGGTGGCAACACCTACTCGGTGCCAGCCCTCACCATGGACCTGCTCTCCGGCAAGGACGTGGCCGTTGAGGAGTTCCCCAGGAAGCTGCTGACCTTCAAGGAGAAGCTGGGGGAAGGCCAGTTTGGGGAG GTTCACCTCTGCGAAGTGGAGGGGATGGAGAAGTTCACGGGCAAGGACTTTGCCCTGGAGGGCTTGGACACCAGCTCCAACCGTCCTGTGCTGGTGGCTGTGAAGATGCTGCGAGCAGATGCCAACAAGAACGCCAG GAATGATTTTCTGAAGGAAATCAAGATCATGTCGCGGCTGAAGGACCCCAACATCATCCGGCTGCTGGCGGTGTGCATCACAGATGACCCACTGTGCATGATCACTGAGTACATGGAGAATGGAGACCTCAACCAGTTCCTGTCCCGCCAGCAGGCAGACAGCCCCCCCGCCGGCCATGCACCCACCATCAG TGACCTGCGGTTCATGGCCACCCAGATCGCCTCTGGCATGAAGTACCTCTCCTCCTTGAATTTTGTGCACCGAGACCTGGCCACACGCAACTGCCTGGTGGGGAAGCAGTACACCATCAAGATAGCTGACTTTGGCATGAGCAGGAACCTCTACAGTGGGGACTACTACCGCATCCAGGGGCGGGCGGTGCTCCCCATCCGCTGGATGTCCTGGGAGAGCATCCTGCTG GGCAAGTTCACAACAGCCAGTGACGTGTGGGCATTTGGTGTGACATTGTGGGAGACCTTCACCCTCTGCCGGGAGCAGCCCTACTCCCAGCTGTCTGACGAGCAGGTCATTGAAAATACCGGCGAGTTTTTCCGGGACCAAGGCCGACAG acctaccttccccagcctgcacTTTGCCCTGACTCAGTCTATAAGCTAATGCTCAGCTGCTGGAGACGGGACACTAAAGATCGTCCCTCCTTCCAGGACATCCACCGCCTTCTCCAGGAGTCAGCCAGTGAAGAATGA